Below is a genomic region from Marinobacter salarius.
TCGATGCGGCCGTCGTCCAGTACCAGGATGTCGCCTGGTTTGACATCTTCGATCAGCTGCTCGTAATCAATGCCGACGCGCTCTTCATTGCCGGCTTCCTTATCCATGCTGGCGTCCAGGATAAACTGTTGGCCGGCCTTGAGGGTCACCTTGTTTTCCGCGAAGCGCGCGATTCGAAGTTTCGGCCCCTGGAGGTCGGCGAGCAGGGCGACAAACCGGCCATTGGTGGCGGCAGATTCCCGCACCCGTCGGGCGCGTTGGATATGGTCCTCTGCGCTGCCATGGGAAAAATTCAATCTCGTAACATCGACACCTGCAGCAATAATGGCCGACAGTGATTCCGGTGAATCGGTGGCGGGGCCGAGAGTGGCGACGATCTTGGTGCGCCTTAGCATGGTTCCAGTTTCCTTTTGTTTTTCCGTGAAGCTTTCCGGTTGTGCTGGACGAAAGGGCGGACGAGCAAAGTTACTGGCTCGCCTTTTTCATCAGCGCCACAGCGTTATCGAGCATCCGGTTGGAGAAGCCCCATTCATTGTCGTACCAGGCCATGACTTTCGCGTGACGGCCCATGGCCCGTGTGTGATTGGCGTCGAAAATGCTGGACAGGGCGTTGTGGTTGAAGTCCACACTAACCAGTTTCTCTGCGTTGTAGCCAAGGACCGGGTTGTTTTCCGCTGCAGCTTTCACGACCTCGTTGATTTCTTCCACGGTGGTGTCGCGGCTGGCAATGAAGCCGAAATCCACCAGGGAAACGTTGATAGTAGGAACCCGCACGGCCAGTCCGTCAAGTTTTCCGGACAGTTCCGGGATCACCTTGCCAATGGCTGCGGCTGCACCGGTTTTTGTCGGGATCATGGACTGGGTGGCCGAGCGCGCGCGATACAGGTCAGAGTGGTAAACGTCGCTCAGTTTCTGGTCATTGGTGTACGAGTGGATCGTGGTCATCAGGCCACTCTCAATGCCAATTTTCCTGTGCAATGCTTCAACAACCGGTGCCAGGCAGTTGGTGGTGCAGGAGGCGTTGGAGATGATGTTGTGTTCGGCGGTGAGAACGTCGTCGTTGACTCCGTAGACAACCATCGCGTCGGCGTCAGAAGAGGGGGCTGAGATAATGACTTTGCGTGCGCCGGCCTTGAGGTGGCCCTCTGCCTTGTCACGGGCGGTAAACAGGCCAGTGCACTCGAAGACCACATCCACATGGTAGTCTTTCCACGGCAGTTCTTCGGGGTTACGGATGGCGGTGATGGCGATGTGGTCACCGTTGACGGAGAGTGACTCGGCATCGTGGTTCACAATGCCGTTGAAGCGACCGTGCACGCTGTCGTATTTGAGCAGGTGAGCGTTGGTTTCGGCGTCACCCAGGTCGTTTATGGCTACCACCTGAATCTGGTTTCGGTAGTCGTTTTCATAAAGTGCGCGGAGAACATTCCGGCCAATGCGACCAAAGCCGTTAATTGCGATACGAATAGTCATGTTCTGACTCCAGATTTGTCTGTTTATTGTTCGTTTGAGTGGGTAATGTAGTAAATATAACAACAAATAATGGAAAAATGAATGGATGACGGGTGAAAATAGCAAAAAAAGAAAGTAAACTTACGGGAATAAAAAAGTAATTAGATAACAAGTTTCAGGAGACCCACTATGCACCCGACCGTAGACGCGGTTACCAAGCGGATTATTGAGCGCAGTCGCGCCACCCGGCAAGATTACCTGGACAGGATGGGAGAGCTCAAAGCCCAGTCACCCCAGCGCAGCACGCTGTCCTGCGGCAACCTGGCTCACGGCTTTGCCGCCTGTAACCAGTCCGATAAAGACACTCTCAAATTCATGAACAAGGCCAATGTGGCCATTGTCTCCGCCTACAACGACATGTTGTCGGCCCACCAACCCTATCAGGACTTTCCGGATGTGATTCGCAAAGCGGCCAACGGAATGGGCTCGGTGGCGCAGTTTGCCGGTGGCACTCCGGCCATGTGTGACGGTGTGACCCAGGGCCAGCCGGGCATGGAGCTGAGCTTGTTTTCGCGCGACACCATCGCCATGAGTGCATCGGTTGCCCTGAGCCACAATATGTTCGATGCGACAATGTTGCTCGGCATCTGTGACAAGATCGTTCCTGGTCTGCTGATTGGGTCGCTTAGCTTTGGTTACCTGCCGACCATCCTGGTGCCGGCCGGACCCATGCCGTCAGGGCTTCCCAATAAAGAGAAGCAGCGTATTCGTCAACTCTATGCCGAGGGCAAGATCGGCAAGGACGAGTTGCTGGAGGCGGAGTCCCAGTCCTACCACAGCCCCGGTACCTGCACTTTTTATGGCACCGCCAACAGCAATCAGCTTCTGGTAGAGGTGATGGGGCTGCACCTGCCAGGGTCGGCCTTCGTAAATCCGGGAACGCCGCTGCGTGAAGCGTTAACCCGCGAGGCGACTGAGCAGGTTATCCGGCTGTCCAAACCCCACGGAGGCACGCTGGGCCTGGGCGATATGGTGGATGAAAAGAGTATCGTGAATGCGCTGGTGGCACTGCTGGTGACTGGTGGCTCCACCAACCACACCATTCACTGGATCGCCATCGCCCGGGCTGCCGGCATCATTATCGACTGGAACGACTACTCCGAGTTGTCATCGGCGGTGCCTTCCATGACGCGTATTTACCCCAACGGCCAGGAGGACGTGAATGCCTTCCACGAAGCCGGGGGAACGCCGTTCCTGATCCGTGAGTTGCTGAGTGCGGGCCTGCTTCACAATGATGTCGAGACAGTT
It encodes:
- the gap gene encoding type I glyceraldehyde-3-phosphate dehydrogenase, whose product is MTIRIAINGFGRIGRNVLRALYENDYRNQIQVVAINDLGDAETNAHLLKYDSVHGRFNGIVNHDAESLSVNGDHIAITAIRNPEELPWKDYHVDVVFECTGLFTARDKAEGHLKAGARKVIISAPSSDADAMVVYGVNDDVLTAEHNIISNASCTTNCLAPVVEALHRKIGIESGLMTTIHSYTNDQKLSDVYHSDLYRARSATQSMIPTKTGAAAAIGKVIPELSGKLDGLAVRVPTINVSLVDFGFIASRDTTVEEINEVVKAAAENNPVLGYNAEKLVSVDFNHNALSSIFDANHTRAMGRHAKVMAWYDNEWGFSNRMLDNAVALMKKASQ
- the edd gene encoding phosphogluconate dehydratase; amino-acid sequence: MHPTVDAVTKRIIERSRATRQDYLDRMGELKAQSPQRSTLSCGNLAHGFAACNQSDKDTLKFMNKANVAIVSAYNDMLSAHQPYQDFPDVIRKAANGMGSVAQFAGGTPAMCDGVTQGQPGMELSLFSRDTIAMSASVALSHNMFDATMLLGICDKIVPGLLIGSLSFGYLPTILVPAGPMPSGLPNKEKQRIRQLYAEGKIGKDELLEAESQSYHSPGTCTFYGTANSNQLLVEVMGLHLPGSAFVNPGTPLREALTREATEQVIRLSKPHGGTLGLGDMVDEKSIVNALVALLVTGGSTNHTIHWIAIARAAGIIIDWNDYSELSSAVPSMTRIYPNGQEDVNAFHEAGGTPFLIRELLSAGLLHNDVETVVGYGLEQYARMPEMENDRLVWKPAPEKSTKPDVLSTATEPFAPDGGLRVLDGNLGRGVIKVSAVAEEHRVVKAPAVVFNDQNELKAAFDAGDLNRDCVVVVRFQGPKANGMPELHKLTPYLGVLQDRGYKVALVTDGRMSGASGKVPAAIHVYPEAANGGELCRVRNGDVINLDAVSGTLEIEVSAEEFASREAEKADLSSYHHGLGRELFGWMRKAASNPEEGASFFWNHDA